One Pectobacterium polaris DNA window includes the following coding sequences:
- the bcsB gene encoding cellulose biosynthesis cyclic di-GMP-binding regulatory protein BcsB — protein MTKKIIWFTALALGVSSLSQAVTAPHAQTPAMGDATLPPANAATAAPATTMPAIPLAQPATNAAVRNVVMPFAQIAPAPGTFALRGVDPNGQIEFGVRSDEVVTQASLDLEFTPSPALIPTESHIKVYLNNELMGVTTISKEQMGKSNRVRLPIDPRYITDFNSLQLVFVGHYQNICENPASTSLWLDVSKASALNLQFQKLTLKDDLSPFPAPFFDSRDTRPLTLPIVFADQPDLVQQRAAAVLASWFGSKAQWRGQSFPALFNQLPNSHGIVFATNDKRPDFLRDTPAANGPTVSIISHPNDPHVKLLLVQGRDDNELLTAVQGIAQGNPLFRGQSVTIDKVEQLAPRQPYDAPNWVRTDRPMTFAELQQYNEQLQTDGIVPRPISLTMNLPPDLFLIRSQGIDMRLKYRYTAPQVQDGSRLSINLNNQFVQAFSLAPEQDQNSLLMRLPLTQGLWDSDKSLSIPALKLGTTNQLRFDFSYTTLLSSGTADRCETYTPVVNHAVIDSNSTINFSGYRHFMAMPDLRAFANAGYPFSRLADLSQTLVLVNKQPQPAQVSAMLNAIGNIGAQTGYPALAVQLSDDWTQADKQDRDILMIGAIPPELHDNSKINLLVEQTQSWIKQPTRQTAIPDMGSPASDATPDSKTTVSGDGAMSAIIGFQSPYHDQRSVVALLADSPQGYTLLNNTLIDGEKRASLFGSVSVIRESGINNLRVGDVYYVGHLPWWERIWHALAQHPVWLAIISTLTVIIVAWLLWRGLKFFSRRRLSPDERD, from the coding sequence ATGACGAAAAAAATAATCTGGTTCACCGCATTGGCTTTAGGCGTCAGCTCATTATCTCAGGCTGTCACCGCGCCGCACGCCCAAACACCGGCAATGGGGGACGCGACTCTGCCGCCCGCCAATGCTGCCACCGCAGCGCCAGCGACGACGATGCCAGCGATTCCTCTGGCGCAACCGGCGACCAACGCCGCCGTGCGCAACGTGGTGATGCCTTTTGCGCAAATCGCGCCTGCACCGGGCACCTTTGCGCTGCGCGGTGTCGATCCCAACGGGCAGATTGAGTTCGGCGTTCGTAGCGACGAAGTGGTCACACAGGCGTCGCTCGACCTTGAATTTACGCCGTCACCGGCGCTGATTCCCACCGAGTCGCATATCAAGGTTTACCTGAACAATGAGCTCATGGGCGTCACCACGATTAGCAAAGAGCAGATGGGGAAATCCAACCGCGTTCGCCTACCTATCGATCCGCGCTACATCACGGACTTTAACAGCCTGCAATTGGTGTTTGTCGGCCATTATCAGAACATCTGTGAAAACCCAGCCAGCACCAGCCTATGGCTGGATGTCAGCAAAGCCAGCGCGCTCAACCTGCAATTCCAGAAGCTGACGCTGAAGGACGATCTGTCACCGTTCCCTGCGCCGTTTTTTGACAGCCGCGATACCCGTCCGTTGACGCTGCCCATCGTCTTTGCCGACCAACCGGATCTGGTGCAACAGCGTGCCGCTGCGGTACTCGCCTCGTGGTTTGGCAGCAAAGCACAATGGCGCGGGCAGTCTTTCCCTGCCCTCTTCAACCAGTTGCCGAATAGTCACGGTATTGTGTTCGCGACCAACGATAAGCGGCCGGATTTCCTGCGTGATACTCCCGCCGCGAACGGCCCAACGGTATCGATCATCAGCCACCCCAACGATCCTCACGTGAAGCTGCTGCTGGTTCAGGGGCGTGATGACAATGAACTGCTTACCGCCGTGCAGGGCATCGCACAGGGGAACCCGCTGTTCCGTGGGCAAAGCGTCACCATCGATAAGGTCGAACAGCTCGCCCCACGCCAGCCGTATGATGCGCCAAACTGGGTTCGCACCGACCGCCCGATGACCTTCGCCGAACTACAGCAATATAACGAACAGCTGCAAACCGACGGTATCGTGCCCCGGCCAATTTCGCTGACCATGAACCTGCCGCCCGACCTGTTCCTGATCCGCAGTCAGGGCATCGATATGCGTCTGAAATATCGCTACACCGCACCTCAGGTTCAGGACGGTTCGCGCCTGAGCATCAACCTGAACAACCAGTTCGTACAGGCCTTCTCGCTGGCACCGGAACAGGACCAGAATTCCCTGTTGATGCGCCTGCCGCTCACGCAGGGGCTATGGGATTCCGATAAGAGCCTGTCCATTCCGGCGCTGAAACTGGGCACCACCAACCAGCTGCGCTTTGATTTCAGCTACACCACGCTGCTCTCCAGCGGCACGGCCGACCGCTGCGAAACCTATACGCCGGTCGTCAATCACGCCGTCATCGACAGCAATTCGACGATTAACTTCTCTGGCTATCGTCACTTTATGGCGATGCCGGATCTGCGTGCCTTTGCCAATGCGGGCTACCCGTTCAGCCGACTGGCTGACCTGTCACAAACGCTGGTACTAGTGAACAAGCAGCCACAGCCGGCTCAGGTCAGCGCCATGCTGAACGCCATCGGTAACATTGGGGCGCAAACCGGCTACCCGGCATTGGCGGTGCAGCTCAGCGATGACTGGACGCAGGCAGACAAGCAGGACCGCGATATTCTGATGATCGGCGCTATCCCGCCAGAGCTGCACGACAACAGCAAAATCAACCTGCTGGTCGAGCAAACGCAAAGCTGGATCAAGCAGCCAACGCGTCAGACCGCGATCCCAGACATGGGCTCACCCGCATCTGACGCGACGCCAGACAGCAAAACCACCGTCAGCGGTGACGGCGCGATGTCGGCGATTATCGGCTTCCAGTCTCCGTATCACGACCAGCGCAGCGTGGTCGCCCTGCTGGCCGACAGTCCACAGGGTTATACGCTACTCAACAACACGCTGATTGATGGCGAAAAAAGAGCCTCGTTGTTCGGTTCTGTTTCCGTCATCCGCGAATCGGGCATCAATAATCTGCGCGTCGGCGACGTTTACTACGTCGGCCACCTACCGTGGTGGGAACGTATCTGGCACGCCTTGGCGCAGCATCCCGTCTGGCTGGCGATCATATCGACCCTTACCGTCATTATTGTTGCCTGGCTGCTGTGGCGTGGCCTGAAATTCTTCAGCCGCCGTCGCCTGTCGCCGGATGAAAGGGACTAA
- the bcsA gene encoding UDP-forming cellulose synthase catalytic subunit, with amino-acid sequence MSGILRLFLVPPARQAIQQRYRGYRQQGASAFAAFFATLFAILGWIFLRLESEGWQQIRAQRTYWFPHISPQRPRPADILRYLTQGIWLLTIKNGQLPTSRRNYFSALPRWRQRYMNAQQALFARFSHANTDDREDLESGSAKTSRFQRLVTVALSLLCAALALLCITQPFDLLSQFIFMTLLWCIAMLVRNMPGRMPTLMMIALSFTVSCRYLWWRYTETLNWDDPLSLICGLLLLAAETYAWVVLVLGYFQTIWPLNRHPVSLPEDSKTWPTVDLMIPTYNEPLSVVKPTVYAALGIDWPKDKLNIYILDDGGRAEFKAFAEEVGVHYIARVTHEHAKAGNINNALKQAKGEFVAIFDCDHVPTRSFLQLTMGWFFKDKKLAMLQTPHHFFSPDPFERNLGRFRRTPNEGTLFYGLVQDGNDMWDATFFCGSCAILRRKPLDEIGGIAVETVTEDAHTSLRLHRLGYSSAYIRIPQAAGLATESLSAHIGQRIRWARGMVQIFRLDNPLFGKGLKLGQRLCYANAMMHFLSGIPRLIFLTAPLAFLLLHAYIIFAPALAIALYVLPHMVHASLTNSRIQGRYRHSFWSEIYETVLAWYIARPTTVALFNPHKGKFNVTAKGGLVEEQHVDWVITRPYLVLVLLNIAGVMYGIWRLIYGPPEEIMTVLISLLWVVYNMTILGGAVAVAVEAKQVRQAHRVEMSMSAAILRADGHLFPCVLRDYSDGGVGVEARESGILQVGDSVSLLLKRGQQEYAFPFSVTRAFDNKIGLRMTNLTIRQHIDFIQCTFARADTWALWQDSFPQDKPVESLVDVLALGFRGYLRLADYAPPVIRNIILAFLNIVVWVVSFIPRYVGKRTVTDQTGAALPEKAVHQGQTPSTHETRFAQENLFTEKTVA; translated from the coding sequence ATGAGTGGCATCCTGCGCCTCTTTCTCGTCCCGCCCGCCAGACAGGCGATTCAGCAACGCTACCGCGGCTATCGTCAGCAAGGTGCCTCCGCCTTTGCCGCCTTTTTCGCCACACTGTTTGCGATACTCGGCTGGATCTTCCTGCGGCTGGAGTCTGAGGGCTGGCAACAGATTCGTGCGCAGCGAACCTACTGGTTCCCACACATTTCGCCGCAACGCCCGCGTCCGGCTGACATTCTTCGCTATCTGACGCAGGGTATTTGGCTGCTGACCATCAAAAACGGCCAGTTGCCGACATCGCGCCGCAATTACTTCTCCGCGCTCCCGCGCTGGCGGCAACGCTACATGAACGCGCAGCAAGCGCTGTTCGCCCGCTTTAGCCACGCGAATACTGACGATCGCGAAGACCTTGAGTCAGGCTCCGCCAAGACGAGCCGCTTCCAGAGGCTGGTGACGGTCGCGCTGAGCCTGCTGTGTGCGGCGCTGGCGCTGCTGTGCATCACGCAGCCGTTTGATTTGCTGTCGCAGTTTATTTTCATGACGCTGCTGTGGTGCATCGCCATGCTCGTTCGCAACATGCCGGGACGCATGCCGACGCTCATGATGATCGCCCTTTCTTTCACGGTTTCCTGCCGTTACCTATGGTGGCGCTACACTGAAACGCTGAACTGGGACGATCCGCTGAGTTTGATCTGCGGCCTGCTGCTGCTGGCGGCGGAAACCTATGCCTGGGTGGTGTTGGTTCTGGGCTATTTCCAGACGATCTGGCCGCTGAACCGCCACCCGGTTTCACTGCCAGAAGACAGCAAAACGTGGCCGACCGTCGATCTCATGATCCCGACCTACAATGAACCGCTGAGTGTCGTGAAACCGACGGTGTATGCCGCGCTAGGTATCGACTGGCCTAAAGACAAGCTCAATATTTATATTCTGGATGACGGCGGCCGCGCCGAATTTAAAGCCTTCGCAGAAGAAGTCGGCGTCCATTACATTGCCCGCGTCACGCACGAACATGCCAAAGCCGGGAACATCAACAATGCCCTGAAACAGGCAAAAGGCGAGTTCGTCGCCATCTTCGACTGCGACCACGTCCCTACCCGCTCCTTCCTGCAATTAACCATGGGCTGGTTCTTCAAAGACAAAAAGCTGGCGATGCTGCAAACGCCGCACCATTTTTTCTCGCCCGATCCGTTCGAACGCAATCTGGGCCGCTTCCGCCGTACGCCCAATGAAGGCACGCTGTTCTACGGTCTGGTTCAGGACGGTAACGACATGTGGGATGCCACGTTCTTCTGCGGCTCCTGCGCCATCCTGCGGCGTAAACCGCTGGATGAGATTGGCGGGATTGCGGTTGAAACGGTAACGGAAGATGCCCACACCTCACTGCGCCTGCATCGCCTTGGCTACAGCTCGGCGTATATCCGCATTCCGCAGGCCGCCGGACTCGCGACCGAGAGCCTTTCGGCCCACATCGGGCAGCGTATTCGCTGGGCACGGGGCATGGTACAAATCTTCCGGCTGGATAACCCACTGTTTGGCAAGGGGCTGAAGCTGGGGCAACGGCTGTGTTATGCCAACGCCATGATGCACTTTCTGTCCGGCATTCCGCGGCTGATCTTCCTGACTGCGCCGCTGGCGTTTCTCCTGCTGCATGCCTACATCATCTTCGCCCCGGCGCTGGCCATCGCGCTCTACGTGCTGCCGCACATGGTGCACGCCAGCCTGACCAACTCGCGTATTCAGGGGCGCTACCGTCACTCATTCTGGAGTGAAATCTATGAAACCGTGCTGGCGTGGTACATCGCTCGCCCGACTACCGTCGCGTTGTTTAACCCGCACAAAGGGAAATTCAACGTAACAGCCAAAGGCGGGCTGGTAGAAGAACAGCATGTTGACTGGGTGATTACGCGACCTTATCTGGTGCTGGTGCTGCTGAATATCGCTGGAGTGATGTATGGCATCTGGCGTCTGATTTACGGGCCGCCGGAAGAGATCATGACGGTGCTCATCAGCCTGCTGTGGGTTGTGTACAACATGACCATTTTAGGCGGAGCCGTCGCGGTTGCCGTAGAAGCCAAACAGGTGCGTCAGGCACACCGGGTGGAAATGTCGATGTCCGCCGCGATCCTCCGTGCCGATGGGCATCTGTTCCCCTGCGTCCTGCGCGACTATTCCGATGGCGGCGTGGGCGTTGAAGCACGTGAATCGGGCATTCTTCAGGTCGGGGACAGCGTCTCGCTGTTGTTAAAACGCGGTCAGCAGGAGTACGCCTTCCCGTTCAGCGTCACCCGCGCGTTCGACAACAAGATTGGCCTGCGCATGACCAACCTGACCATCCGCCAGCATATTGATTTCATTCAATGTACGTTTGCCCGCGCCGACACCTGGGCGCTCTGGCAAGACAGCTTCCCGCAGGATAAACCGGTCGAAAGCCTGGTTGATGTGCTGGCGCTCGGCTTTCGCGGTTACCTGCGCCTGGCCGATTACGCACCGCCCGTTATACGCAACATTATTCTGGCCTTCCTCAACATCGTGGTGTGGGTGGTGTCCTTCATCCCACGCTATGTAGGGAAACGCACCGTAACAGACCAGACGGGCGCTGCGCTGCCGGAAAAAGCCGTACATCAGGGCCAGACGCCGTCTACCCATGAAACGCGATTTGCACAAGAGAACCTGTTTACAGAAAAGACAGTGGCTTGA
- the bcsQ gene encoding cellulose biosynthesis protein BcsQ, which translates to MPVIALQGIRGGVGTTSIAAALGWAFQRLGESALVIDFSPDNLLRINFNMPFEQRRGWARAEADGAPWQTGAMQYLPGLDFLPFGRLNTQEIATLQQHYHQHPALWQNNLAQLSAAGRHRWILIDVPADNSPLTRQALATANTVFQVVVADANCHSRLHQQALPRQCHFLVNQFSTLSTLQQDLHQLWLHTLSHLLPLVVHRDEALAESLMLKQPLGECRPDSVAAEEIMTLANWCLIHVKESGV; encoded by the coding sequence ATGCCCGTGATTGCATTGCAGGGAATCCGTGGAGGCGTAGGCACTACCTCGATCGCTGCCGCACTGGGATGGGCCTTCCAACGGCTGGGTGAATCCGCACTGGTGATTGACTTTTCGCCGGACAACTTGCTGCGCATTAACTTTAATATGCCGTTTGAGCAACGCCGCGGCTGGGCACGGGCGGAAGCCGATGGCGCGCCGTGGCAAACCGGTGCCATGCAGTATCTCCCCGGTCTGGATTTTCTGCCGTTTGGTCGTCTGAATACACAGGAGATCGCGACGCTCCAGCAGCATTACCACCAACATCCCGCACTCTGGCAAAACAATCTGGCGCAGCTCAGCGCGGCGGGTCGCCATCGCTGGATACTGATTGATGTACCAGCGGACAACAGCCCGCTCACGCGACAGGCGTTAGCCACCGCGAATACCGTTTTTCAGGTGGTGGTGGCGGATGCCAACTGCCATTCGCGCTTACATCAGCAGGCGTTGCCGCGTCAGTGCCATTTTCTGGTGAATCAATTTTCTACGCTCAGTACGCTTCAGCAGGATTTGCATCAGCTCTGGCTGCACACGCTGTCACACCTGCTGCCGCTGGTGGTACACCGTGACGAAGCCCTGGCAGAATCGCTGATGCTGAAGCAGCCGCTGGGCGAATGTCGCCCGGACAGCGTGGCAGCGGAAGAGATCATGACGCTGGCAAACTGGTGCCTGATTCACGTTAAGGAAAGCGGCGTATGA
- the bcsR gene encoding cellulose biosynthesis protein BcsR, with the protein MNNEPTRIDTSAHADLTENARTDDDLRVLSQAFSLPEINYIDIARQARLSQMMARWPLLDELKEPAGSD; encoded by the coding sequence ATGAATAACGAACCGACTCGTATCGATACTAGCGCGCACGCCGATTTAACCGAAAATGCAAGAACCGACGACGATCTACGGGTTCTCAGTCAGGCTTTTTCTTTACCTGAAATAAACTATATCGATATCGCCCGTCAGGCGCGTCTCAGCCAAATGATGGCTCGCTGGCCGCTGCTCGATGAATTAAAAGAACCGGCCGGGAGTGACTGA
- the bcsE gene encoding cellulose biosynthesis protein BcsE, with amino-acid sequence MKQNFSLGIRDLWDELVTLQLAGFYWVNIDRQIDAALFCQQIMHGQNNDARVALIGCGERSDSLLTALFTTDNKFTTENNNTGKKQLSCYALPENKAALLNLTDDLMRALRPKNRLLVLYAPASLWRDISPERLQRWIDDTATWLHQRQCTLVVISHSSGVTRLRNMLISQHRGLYGLASLQWQQDRAQYLVSWWATERGVRANKVQMLQSDSDGWFMLKEEEPILTPSLDDDGLFLMEKSVMEGAPALSEHWQLLDDNAILVQTGMLTHAATLVFALNQTSQVDTLVKQVHSLRRQRGELLKIVVREMKPCLRASDERLLLACGANIIVSHSEPLSRFLTRIESVQGQRFTKHVPVDVEVLLTTMRPLQIKGYQPPDIFRQSVQMLIDSTLMPEGSKGVLVALRPVPGVRAAQALTLCTLRRFGDVVTIAQGRLFLFLSNCRLNELDIALKSIFRLPVDEAFSNRIVWSQDLQILAEVKSLVQDDTLEQERQINDYVQLQQTESAPSRQVLRREPIAIDLLAPDLRARAPGEPS; translated from the coding sequence ATGAAGCAGAACTTTTCATTAGGTATTCGTGACCTTTGGGATGAGCTGGTTACGCTCCAGTTGGCGGGCTTTTATTGGGTGAATATTGATCGGCAAATTGATGCCGCATTATTTTGCCAGCAAATCATGCACGGCCAAAATAACGACGCGAGAGTGGCGTTAATCGGCTGTGGGGAACGATCTGATTCTCTTCTGACGGCATTGTTTACGACAGACAATAAGTTTACGACAGAAAATAATAACACCGGAAAGAAACAATTATCGTGCTATGCATTGCCGGAAAATAAAGCCGCGTTGCTGAATTTAACCGATGATTTAATGCGCGCATTGCGCCCTAAAAATCGTCTGTTGGTGCTTTATGCCCCAGCTAGCCTGTGGCGGGATATCTCGCCGGAAAGGCTCCAGCGCTGGATCGATGACACCGCGACATGGCTGCATCAACGCCAGTGTACGCTGGTGGTGATCAGCCACAGCAGCGGCGTAACCCGCCTGAGGAATATGCTGATTTCCCAACATCGCGGACTTTACGGTTTAGCTAGCCTGCAATGGCAGCAGGATCGCGCCCAGTATCTGGTGTCATGGTGGGCAACGGAAAGGGGCGTGCGGGCGAATAAAGTGCAGATGCTGCAATCCGACAGTGATGGGTGGTTCATGCTGAAGGAAGAGGAACCGATCCTCACGCCGTCTCTGGATGATGATGGGCTCTTTCTGATGGAAAAGAGCGTGATGGAAGGCGCACCTGCGCTGTCAGAACACTGGCAGCTACTGGACGACAACGCCATCTTGGTACAAACCGGCATGCTGACCCATGCGGCTACCCTCGTTTTTGCACTCAATCAAACCAGTCAGGTGGATACGCTCGTCAAGCAAGTTCACAGCCTGCGGCGGCAACGTGGTGAGTTGCTGAAGATTGTGGTGCGGGAAATGAAGCCTTGTCTGCGCGCCAGCGACGAGCGTCTGCTATTGGCATGTGGCGCGAATATTATTGTCTCTCATTCCGAACCGCTATCCCGTTTCCTGACACGGATTGAAAGCGTGCAAGGGCAGCGCTTTACCAAACACGTTCCTGTCGATGTTGAAGTCTTGCTGACCACCATGCGGCCGCTACAGATTAAGGGCTACCAGCCCCCTGATATCTTTCGGCAGTCTGTGCAGATGTTGATTGATAGCACGCTGATGCCGGAAGGCAGCAAGGGCGTGCTGGTCGCATTGCGCCCCGTGCCGGGCGTGCGGGCGGCGCAGGCGTTGACGTTGTGCACGTTGCGACGCTTTGGTGATGTCGTCACGATCGCGCAGGGTCGTCTGTTTTTGTTCCTGTCCAATTGCCGCCTGAATGAACTGGATATCGCGCTGAAATCCATTTTCCGCCTGCCGGTGGATGAAGCGTTCAGCAATCGGATTGTCTGGTCACAAGACTTACAGATTCTGGCAGAAGTTAAATCGCTGGTGCAGGACGATACGCTGGAGCAAGAGCGGCAGATTAACGATTATGTCCAATTGCAGCAGACCGAATCTGCGCCGAGCCGCCAGGTGCTGCGGCGTGAACCGATTGCTATCGATCTATTGGCACCCGATTTACGGGCCCGCGCACCGGGAGAGCCGTCATGA
- the bcsF gene encoding cellulose biosynthesis protein BcsF, with amino-acid sequence MNLIDIVQLVLLSAVVFFTLGYLAHRVIPHWLQYWRNRLLSPRYLKPASVWMRSPSSTKTVSTKPTSAETKK; translated from the coding sequence ATGAACCTGATTGATATCGTTCAACTGGTGTTATTGAGCGCGGTCGTTTTCTTCACGCTTGGCTATCTGGCGCACCGTGTGATTCCCCACTGGCTTCAGTACTGGAGAAACAGGCTGTTGTCACCGCGCTACCTGAAGCCTGCGAGTGTCTGGATGCGCAGCCCTTCTTCAACAAAGACGGTCTCAACCAAGCCGACTTCAGCAGAGACTAAAAAATAA
- the bcsG gene encoding cellulose biosynthesis protein BcsG, with product MDEKKPTQQQDTQKQQNIWRYWRGLGAWNVYFLLKFALLWFGYLNFHPLLNLVFLAFLLFPIPNVTLHRWRHIIAIPLGIGLFYHDTWLPGINSILSQGSQVAGFSAAYLLELFNRFINWQMVGAAAVIIVAYLFFAQWIRITVFTVAALAWLNIVNLAGPAVSLMPAASTASAPSAASPTGGDAALPEATLPPTNANLTAYLNQFYTREKTRTTAFPATLPQDAQPFDLLIINICSLSWSDLDVAQLENHPLWKKFDILFRQFNSATAYSGPASIRLLRASCGQQSHTDLYQPVNQQCYLFSNLVKLGFEEQLMLDHSGVFGNYLREVREEGDIQIPMLSQEGISHQITSFDGEPIYNDLELLNRWLGERGKATTARNATFFNLIPLHDGNRFVGSNQSADYAPRAKILFDQLDAFFDELQKSGRKVMVIVVPEHGAALAGDKMQMSGLRDIPSPSITHIPVGVKLFGLQAPHQGNALEIASPSSYLAISELVVRMVDGKVFTAPSVDWQTLTSALPQTEAISENENAIVMQYQGKPYIRLNGGDWVPYPQ from the coding sequence ATGGACGAAAAAAAACCTACGCAGCAACAGGATACGCAAAAACAGCAAAATATATGGCGCTACTGGCGTGGGCTCGGTGCCTGGAATGTGTATTTTTTGCTGAAATTTGCCCTGTTATGGTTTGGCTACCTGAATTTTCATCCGCTGCTTAATCTGGTCTTTTTGGCGTTTCTGCTGTTCCCGATCCCCAATGTCACGCTGCACCGCTGGCGTCATATTATTGCCATCCCGCTCGGTATCGGGCTGTTTTACCACGATACCTGGCTGCCGGGTATCAACAGCATTCTCAGTCAGGGGTCGCAGGTTGCGGGCTTTAGCGCGGCCTACTTGCTGGAGCTATTCAATCGCTTTATTAACTGGCAAATGGTTGGTGCGGCGGCGGTCATTATCGTTGCCTACCTGTTCTTCGCGCAGTGGATTCGTATTACGGTGTTTACCGTGGCGGCGCTGGCGTGGTTAAACATCGTCAATCTGGCGGGCCCTGCGGTATCGCTGATGCCAGCGGCCTCAACGGCGTCTGCCCCTTCGGCAGCTTCCCCAACGGGCGGAGACGCTGCGCTGCCCGAAGCGACTTTACCGCCAACGAACGCCAATCTCACGGCTTATCTCAACCAGTTTTATACGCGAGAAAAAACGCGAACCACGGCGTTCCCCGCTACATTGCCGCAGGATGCGCAGCCTTTTGACCTCCTGATTATCAATATCTGTTCGCTGTCGTGGTCGGATTTGGACGTGGCGCAGTTGGAAAACCATCCGCTGTGGAAGAAGTTCGATATTCTGTTCCGTCAGTTTAACTCTGCCACCGCGTATAGCGGGCCGGCATCTATTCGCCTGCTGCGCGCAAGCTGCGGCCAACAGTCCCACACCGATTTGTATCAGCCGGTGAACCAGCAGTGTTACCTGTTCAGTAATTTGGTGAAGTTAGGCTTTGAAGAACAGCTGATGCTCGACCATTCCGGCGTCTTTGGGAATTACCTGCGTGAGGTGCGTGAAGAGGGCGACATTCAGATCCCAATGCTGTCGCAGGAGGGCATTAGTCACCAGATTACGTCGTTCGACGGTGAGCCGATTTATAACGATCTGGAGCTGTTAAATCGCTGGCTGGGCGAGCGGGGTAAAGCGACGACAGCCCGTAACGCGACCTTCTTTAACCTGATTCCGCTGCATGACGGCAACCGCTTTGTCGGCAGCAACCAGTCGGCGGACTATGCGCCACGCGCGAAGATTCTGTTTGACCAACTGGATGCGTTTTTTGACGAGTTGCAAAAATCCGGCCGCAAAGTCATGGTGATTGTGGTGCCGGAGCACGGCGCGGCGCTGGCTGGGGATAAGATGCAAATGTCCGGCCTGCGCGATATTCCGAGCCCGAGCATCACGCATATTCCTGTCGGCGTGAAACTGTTTGGCCTACAGGCACCGCATCAGGGCAACGCGCTGGAGATTGCGTCGCCGAGCAGCTATCTGGCGATTTCTGAACTGGTGGTGCGAATGGTGGATGGCAAAGTGTTCACTGCGCCTTCTGTTGACTGGCAAACGCTGACGAGCGCACTGCCGCAAACGGAAGCGATCTCGGAAAATGAGAACGCTATCGTGATGCAATATCAGGGAAAACCTTACATTCGTCTGAACGGCGGAGATTGGGTACCTTACCCGCAATAA